In the genome of Paenibacillus pabuli, one region contains:
- a CDS encoding cytochrome ubiquinol oxidase subunit I: MDPIMLSRIQYALTTIFHFFFVPLSIGLVLLVAIMETLYVVKGKEVYKTMAKFWGKLFLINFAVGVVTGILQEFQFGMNWSEYSRFVGDVFGAPLAVEALLAFFMESTFIGLWIFGWDRLSKKVHLACIWLVFVGTFLSALWILAANSFMQHPVGFEINNGRAEMNDFFALITNGQLLVEFPHTIFGALMTGAFVVTGISAYKLMKKQDVEIFRKSFNIAIIIGLVSSLGVAFSGHFQAQYLVETQPMKMAASEGTWTTTEDPAPWTVVAAIDPDKQENSGEIKIPGLLSYLSYSKFSGSVKGMKELQAEYEQTYGPGDYIPPVRTTFWSFRIMIAAGGLMILLAVYGTFLALRRKLEGAGKWFMRLMVFAISLPFIANTSGWIMTEVGRQPWTVFGYMTTAAGVSPNVSAGQILFSTIAFTAAYTVLGIVMVYLFVREIKAGPYAVEKPEEHDESADPFGVDGGYSVVTK, translated from the coding sequence ATGGATCCGATTATGTTATCGCGTATCCAATATGCGCTCACAACGATTTTCCATTTCTTTTTTGTGCCGCTGTCTATCGGCCTGGTGCTGCTGGTAGCGATTATGGAGACGTTGTACGTAGTGAAAGGTAAGGAAGTCTACAAAACGATGGCCAAATTCTGGGGTAAGCTGTTCCTGATCAACTTCGCCGTCGGTGTGGTCACAGGTATTCTGCAAGAATTCCAGTTCGGTATGAACTGGTCGGAGTACTCCCGTTTTGTCGGGGATGTATTTGGTGCGCCACTGGCTGTGGAAGCCTTATTGGCGTTTTTTATGGAGTCTACCTTTATCGGACTCTGGATTTTCGGATGGGATCGCTTGTCCAAAAAAGTGCACTTGGCCTGTATTTGGCTGGTATTTGTCGGCACATTCCTGTCCGCGCTCTGGATTCTGGCAGCCAATTCATTCATGCAGCATCCGGTGGGCTTCGAGATTAATAATGGCCGAGCCGAGATGAATGATTTTTTTGCACTGATTACGAATGGTCAACTGCTGGTGGAGTTCCCGCACACGATCTTTGGTGCATTGATGACGGGTGCATTTGTGGTCACCGGGATTAGTGCCTACAAGCTGATGAAGAAGCAGGATGTAGAGATTTTCCGCAAATCGTTTAACATCGCCATCATTATTGGCCTGGTTTCCTCGCTGGGGGTTGCCTTCTCGGGTCACTTCCAGGCGCAATATTTGGTGGAAACCCAGCCGATGAAAATGGCCGCCAGTGAAGGGACATGGACGACGACGGAAGACCCTGCGCCATGGACAGTGGTGGCCGCTATCGATCCGGACAAACAGGAGAATTCCGGCGAAATCAAAATCCCCGGATTGCTCAGTTACCTGTCCTACAGCAAGTTCTCCGGCAGTGTCAAAGGCATGAAGGAACTGCAAGCCGAGTACGAACAAACATATGGACCAGGGGACTACATTCCACCGGTACGGACGACGTTCTGGAGCTTCCGCATCATGATTGCTGCGGGTGGATTAATGATTTTGCTGGCTGTATACGGTACATTCCTCGCATTGCGCCGGAAGTTGGAGGGAGCAGGCAAGTGGTTTATGCGTCTGATGGTGTTTGCCATTTCCCTGCCGTTTATAGCCAATACATCGGGCTGGATTATGACTGAGGTGGGAAGGCAGCCGTGGACAGTATTCGGTTATATGACGACCGCAGCCGGGGTATCCCCGAACGTAAGCGCAGGACAGATTTTGTTCTCCACTATTGCTTTTACAGCAGCTTATACGGTTCTCGGCATTGTGATGGTCTATCTGTTCGTTCGTGAAATCAAGGCAGGACCGTACGCAGTCGAAAAGCCGGAGGAACATGATGAATCGGCCGATCCGTTCGGCGTGGATGGGGGTTATTCTGTTGTCACTAAGTGA
- a CDS encoding MraY family glycosyltransferase, with protein sequence MVYILAFMLSFAVVVLLIPPLGRLAHRLDFVDKPRQDVERKLHRQPIPLTASYAIFTGFFLTYIVLTKEISWETAALVAGGMLLLTIGTIDDWYKTKGKDFPALPKMIIQVSAAVLVFASGIAFTGFVNPFNSEYIMLPVWLQFILTILWIFGVTTVINFTDGMDGLAGGLSAISAITLFIVAMTKGQTDSALMAITLVGVTLGYLKYNKAPAKVFMGDAGATFLGFILAVIALDGAFKQATMLSIFIPILALGVPIFDNIFVVIKRFIQGKAIYQADASQAHYRLLRAGLNHKQVVGVLYLISTCLCLSSIILMLVEM encoded by the coding sequence ATGGTATACATACTGGCTTTTATGCTGTCTTTTGCTGTCGTGGTTCTGCTTATTCCGCCGCTTGGTCGATTGGCGCATCGGCTCGACTTTGTGGACAAGCCCCGGCAAGATGTGGAGCGCAAACTGCACAGACAGCCCATTCCACTGACGGCGAGTTACGCAATATTTACCGGATTCTTCCTGACATACATTGTTCTGACGAAAGAAATTTCATGGGAAACGGCGGCCCTGGTCGCTGGCGGAATGCTTCTATTAACGATTGGTACGATCGATGACTGGTACAAAACCAAAGGCAAAGACTTCCCTGCCCTGCCTAAAATGATCATTCAGGTCTCGGCGGCCGTGCTCGTATTTGCTTCCGGTATTGCGTTCACTGGATTCGTGAACCCTTTCAACTCCGAATACATCATGCTCCCGGTCTGGCTGCAATTCATTCTGACGATCCTGTGGATCTTCGGTGTGACAACAGTCATTAACTTCACGGATGGCATGGATGGGCTGGCAGGCGGTTTGTCTGCTATCTCGGCCATTACATTGTTTATCGTTGCAATGACCAAGGGCCAAACGGATTCTGCGCTCATGGCTATTACGCTGGTTGGTGTAACCCTTGGTTATCTGAAATATAACAAAGCTCCCGCCAAGGTTTTCATGGGCGATGCAGGGGCTACATTTCTCGGATTCATCCTGGCGGTGATCGCCTTGGACGGTGCATTCAAACAAGCTACCATGCTGTCCATTTTCATCCCGATCCTGGCACTCGGTGTGCCGATCTTCGACAACATTTTTGTGGTCATCAAGCGTTTTATCCAAGGCAAAGCCATCTATCAGGCAGATGCGAGTCAAGCTCATTATCGCTTGTTGCGTGCTGGTCTGAATCACAAACAGGTGGTTGGCGTCCTGTACCTCATCAGTACCTGCCTCTGCCTCTCATCCATTATTTTGATGCTGGTGGAGATGTAA
- a CDS encoding GntR family transcriptional regulator → MLSGEVMSVTFDEKQPIFQQVADIIEDDILNGTYREDEQILSVAQFSQLFQINPATVVKGIGLLVNEEILYKKRGLGMYVSSDAKQKIKNKRRNRFYKELLSNLICEADKLELATEDIIEMIKQLRKE, encoded by the coding sequence ATGCTGAGTGGTGAGGTAATGAGCGTCACTTTCGACGAAAAGCAGCCAATTTTTCAACAAGTAGCAGATATCATTGAGGACGATATTCTCAACGGAACTTACCGAGAGGACGAGCAAATTCTTTCCGTTGCTCAGTTTTCTCAGCTCTTTCAAATCAATCCAGCGACTGTTGTGAAGGGAATTGGCCTGCTCGTAAATGAAGAAATATTGTATAAAAAAAGAGGGCTTGGCATGTATGTCTCGTCTGATGCCAAACAAAAGATTAAGAATAAGCGAAGAAATCGTTTTTATAAGGAATTACTGTCCAATCTCATTTGTGAAGCTGACAAACTTGAACTGGCAACCGAGGATATCATTGAGATGATTAAACAATTAAGGAAGGAATGA
- a CDS encoding ATP-binding cassette domain-containing protein — translation MSCDKLNKKYGQTYALRDLDIQLEENVIYGLLGRNGAGKTTLLNIIAGGLLANDGSIEVRGKRLGKGALPEDCCFVRENNKLFGGARLIEILQFAANFYPNWDWTFAHKLLQTFELDPNRKIKQLSRGTESLVGNIIGLSSRSSLTLFDEPVLGLDVLMRERFYKELLEDYANHPRTILLSTHLIDEIAPIAERVYIIDEGSLLLHDEMNRIRMAAYLIRGNSNAVALFTKGKRVLHTESYGHGKLAAIYEKFKDEDRLQARKLDITIENLTLQKFFSYLIEGGR, via the coding sequence GTGAGTTGCGACAAATTAAATAAGAAATATGGTCAAACCTACGCATTACGGGATCTAGATATACAGCTGGAGGAAAACGTTATTTACGGCTTGCTCGGACGAAACGGCGCTGGCAAAACAACCTTGCTAAACATCATAGCAGGTGGACTACTCGCGAACGACGGCAGCATTGAGGTAAGAGGTAAAAGGCTGGGTAAAGGAGCACTTCCAGAAGATTGCTGTTTCGTACGGGAGAATAACAAGCTATTTGGAGGAGCCCGATTGATTGAGATTTTGCAGTTCGCTGCAAATTTCTATCCCAATTGGGACTGGACGTTTGCTCATAAGCTTCTTCAAACGTTTGAGCTTGATCCCAACAGAAAAATCAAACAGCTCTCAAGAGGTACAGAATCACTCGTAGGAAACATCATCGGTCTGTCTAGCCGATCATCGTTGACATTATTCGACGAACCGGTGCTTGGACTTGATGTATTGATGCGGGAAAGGTTTTACAAGGAACTTTTGGAGGATTACGCCAATCATCCCCGTACAATTTTACTTTCTACGCATTTGATTGATGAAATCGCCCCAATCGCAGAAAGAGTCTATATCATTGATGAGGGCTCCCTCCTGCTTCATGACGAGATGAATCGGATACGGATGGCAGCTTATTTGATTCGTGGAAATTCAAATGCCGTAGCTTTGTTCACAAAAGGAAAGCGAGTATTACATACAGAATCTTACGGCCATGGAAAGCTTGCCGCCATCTACGAAAAATTCAAGGATGAGGACAGGCTGCAGGCCCGCAAACTAGACATAACTATTGAAAATTTGACGCTTCAGAAGTTTTTTTCGTATTTGATCGAAGGAGGTCGTTAA
- the cydD gene encoding thiol reductant ABC exporter subunit CydD: MGRGLLKLPGIRPVLALASALVLLQAMTIIMQAKWLAQAITALFEGSPVTEQYPVLLLFLAAFAARYALSFWLQLIASRYAEKTGNDLRRQMVEQWFRLGPRFAKTEGTGHLVTLAREGTAQYKTYLELFIPRMLGMGFTPIVILFYVFKLDMMSGVILTLTLPILIVFMILVGLAAKRKIDGQFKSYKALANHFVDTLRGLETLKTLGQSGKHGETIIRVSQRYRKATMSTLRMAFLSSFALDFFTMLSVASVAVGLGLRLTEGYMLLGPALTVLILAPEYFLPVRMVGADYHATLDGKEAGEAIGQMIERGKWAELRQKEAYLTGIKQDEAEQSGASSSAGLSFGPKDESPATIRVVLQEINAGNGVASSIKPFWEATSRLALTNVQVWHEEEGPISLNDVTFQINGLGKVGIIGASGAGKSTLMEVLAGFQQLTSGQMLYNGQHLSPEMMEEWRKQTAAIPQHPYLFSGSLMDNVRFYRPEASDAEVEEAIRAAGLHKLVSSLPNGLQERIGAGGRQFSGGQEQRVALARALISTRPILLLDEPTAHLDVETEYELKQTMLPLFEGKLVFLATHRLHWMPHMDRIIVMDGGTVAETGTHEELLARQGVYYQMIQAQMEAV; the protein is encoded by the coding sequence ATGGGACGGGGGCTGTTGAAGCTGCCGGGCATCCGGCCCGTACTTGCGCTGGCCTCAGCGCTGGTACTGTTGCAGGCGATGACGATTATCATGCAGGCCAAATGGCTGGCACAGGCGATTACGGCATTGTTTGAAGGTTCACCTGTAACGGAGCAGTACCCGGTACTGCTGTTGTTCCTGGCCGCGTTTGCCGCCCGTTATGCTCTGTCATTCTGGTTGCAGCTCATCGCTTCGCGGTACGCGGAGAAGACAGGAAACGATCTGCGCAGACAGATGGTGGAGCAGTGGTTCCGACTGGGGCCGCGTTTTGCCAAAACGGAAGGGACAGGGCACCTGGTAACCTTGGCACGCGAAGGAACAGCCCAGTATAAGACGTATCTGGAACTGTTTATTCCCCGCATGCTGGGGATGGGGTTCACGCCAATTGTTATTCTGTTCTATGTCTTCAAGCTGGATATGATGTCCGGGGTGATTTTGACGCTGACGCTGCCGATCCTGATTGTGTTTATGATTTTGGTGGGGTTGGCTGCAAAGCGCAAGATCGATGGACAATTCAAGTCGTACAAAGCGTTGGCGAACCATTTCGTAGATACGCTCCGTGGACTGGAAACACTCAAAACGTTGGGACAAAGCGGTAAGCATGGGGAAACGATCATTCGGGTCAGTCAGCGTTATCGCAAGGCTACGATGTCTACTCTGCGTATGGCTTTTCTGTCATCCTTCGCACTCGATTTCTTCACCATGCTGTCGGTGGCCTCAGTGGCCGTTGGCTTGGGGCTGCGTCTGACGGAAGGATATATGCTGCTTGGACCAGCGCTGACCGTACTTATTCTCGCGCCAGAATACTTTCTGCCTGTACGAATGGTTGGTGCGGATTACCACGCCACACTGGATGGCAAAGAGGCGGGGGAAGCAATCGGTCAGATGATTGAGCGTGGAAAATGGGCTGAACTTCGACAAAAGGAAGCGTACTTGACTGGGATCAAGCAGGATGAGGCAGAACAAAGCGGAGCATCCTCTTCAGCTGGACTTTCTTTTGGCCCAAAAGATGAATCCCCAGCCACGATCCGGGTGGTCTTGCAAGAGATAAATGCCGGAAACGGTGTCGCTTCCTCGATAAAACCCTTCTGGGAGGCAACCAGCAGACTCGCGCTCACCAATGTACAGGTGTGGCATGAGGAAGAGGGGCCTATTTCGCTGAATGATGTGACGTTCCAGATTAATGGTCTTGGCAAAGTTGGGATTATCGGAGCGAGCGGAGCGGGCAAATCCACCTTGATGGAAGTACTGGCAGGTTTCCAGCAGCTTACTTCAGGCCAGATGTTATACAACGGACAGCATTTGTCTCCTGAGATGATGGAAGAATGGCGAAAACAAACAGCGGCCATTCCGCAGCATCCTTATCTTTTCAGCGGAAGTCTGATGGATAATGTTCGGTTCTACAGGCCGGAAGCTTCAGACGCGGAGGTGGAGGAAGCCATTCGCGCAGCAGGTCTGCATAAGCTTGTTTCCTCTTTGCCGAATGGGTTGCAGGAGCGGATTGGGGCTGGAGGAAGGCAGTTCAGTGGCGGACAGGAGCAGCGGGTGGCTTTGGCCAGGGCTTTAATCAGTACGCGCCCGATCCTGCTGCTGGATGAGCCGACTGCACATCTGGATGTGGAGACCGAATATGAACTGAAACAGACGATGCTGCCGCTGTTTGAGGGTAAGCTGGTGTTTCTGGCAACACATCGACTGCACTGGATGCCCCATATGGACCGAATTATTGTGATGGATGGAGGCACCGTTGCAGAGACAGGAACACATGAGGAATTGTTGGCTCGACAAGGTGTATATTATCAGATGATTCAGGCCCAGATGGAGGCGGTATGA
- the cydB gene encoding cytochrome d ubiquinol oxidase subunit II, with amino-acid sequence MLSLSELWFLLIAVLFVGFFFLEGFDFGVGMSTAIIGKTDRERRTLINSIGPFWDGNEVWLITAGGAMFAAFPHWYATLFSGFYLPLVVVLLALIGRGVAFEFRSKMRHERWRKTWDIIIVVSSALLPFLFGVVFATLMKGLPIDGQMQLRPGFLDIVNPYTVVGGLSVTLLCLVHGLLFASLRTVGDLRERALNTARKLMLPLAAILAVYAVMTYFMTDVFAVRGWALWIMVVLGAASLGLAAYFVRQKREAWAFGMTGAVIAIAFASVFIGLFPRVMVSSMGSAFDLTVYNAASGAYSLKVMTIVACTLLPFVLGYQIWSYYIFRKRLNDQHHLEY; translated from the coding sequence CTGTTGTCACTAAGTGAGTTGTGGTTTTTGCTGATTGCCGTCCTGTTTGTTGGTTTTTTCTTTCTGGAAGGTTTTGATTTCGGTGTGGGCATGTCCACTGCGATTATCGGTAAAACGGATCGTGAACGCCGTACCCTGATCAACTCGATCGGTCCGTTCTGGGATGGCAATGAGGTCTGGCTGATCACGGCCGGAGGTGCCATGTTTGCAGCCTTCCCGCATTGGTATGCCACGCTGTTCAGCGGTTTTTATCTGCCGCTGGTTGTGGTGCTGCTGGCCTTGATCGGTCGCGGAGTAGCCTTTGAATTCCGCAGCAAGATGAGACATGAACGCTGGCGCAAAACATGGGACATCATCATCGTGGTCTCCAGTGCTTTACTGCCGTTCCTGTTCGGGGTTGTTTTCGCTACGTTGATGAAAGGCCTGCCCATTGATGGGCAGATGCAGCTTCGTCCAGGCTTCCTGGACATCGTTAATCCGTATACGGTGGTAGGCGGGTTGAGCGTGACATTGTTGTGTCTGGTGCATGGTCTGCTGTTTGCTTCATTGCGGACCGTTGGAGATCTTAGAGAACGTGCCCTGAATACAGCCCGAAAACTGATGCTGCCGCTGGCCGCAATTCTCGCGGTCTACGCCGTAATGACATACTTCATGACCGATGTATTTGCCGTACGCGGCTGGGCCCTCTGGATTATGGTTGTCCTGGGCGCTGCTTCATTGGGTTTGGCGGCTTACTTTGTACGTCAGAAACGTGAAGCCTGGGCCTTCGGCATGACGGGAGCCGTTATTGCCATCGCGTTTGCCTCCGTGTTTATCGGTCTGTTTCCAAGGGTCATGGTGAGTTCAATGGGATCGGCATTTGACCTGACAGTCTACAATGCGGCATCTGGTGCATATTCGCTGAAAGTGATGACGATTGTGGCTTGTACGCTGCTTCCGTTTGTACTCGGCTATCAGATCTGGAGTTATTACATTTTCCGCAAACGTCTGAACGACCAGCATCATCTGGAGTACTGA
- the cydC gene encoding thiol reductant ABC exporter subunit CydC — MKAGYKQTETAHSGSGKNSWITPYVAQYRWRLIAVIALGICATLCAVLLLFTSGFLISKSALRPENILMVYVPIVGVRAFGIFRAVFRYIERLAGHDAVLRVLSDQRVKLYRILEPQALFLRSRMQTGDVLGALAEDVERLQDIYLRTVFPAVTALVMYGGAVVAFGSVDLGFALWMGLYMLFLVAVLPVTSLRMTWKLRVRLKRENAKLYTRLTDGVLGLGDWIASGRAEEFVRHQEEKEGQADRIRLRLRQWTRWRDLVAQCVIGLMVVSMTLWAGNAASAGQLPAVMIAAFVLVLFPLTETLLPVGDAVEHIPQYRESLERLQRLEGEGHKLEASGTEEVKAVAGAKEDITSGISGSNPAVGPHEHQLGPLERTESVSDRRIRLRIPPRLRADIQIKQVSYRYVADTPCAVQEVSLHLPQGKRLAILGRSGGGKSTLLKLIQGALLPSAGNVFINDLPVQTLGEDITDVIAVLNQSPHLFDTTVANNLRIGRPQATDEEIQRVAAQVGLSDLIESLPQGYHTPMLETGLRFSGGERQRIALARVLLRETPVVIFDEPMVGLDPVTERALMRTILDSMQGKTMIWVTHHLMGAERMDELIFMENGQITMQGSHEQLLAREERYRRLVELDRPGWVEGQPPAVPLPPAASR, encoded by the coding sequence ATGAAAGCCGGATACAAGCAGACAGAAACAGCCCATAGCGGGAGCGGAAAAAATAGCTGGATCACGCCGTACGTGGCCCAGTACCGCTGGAGACTCATAGCAGTTATAGCGCTTGGGATATGCGCTACGCTATGTGCTGTCCTGCTGCTCTTTACCTCCGGGTTCCTGATCTCCAAGTCTGCGCTCCGCCCTGAAAATATTTTGATGGTATATGTACCCATTGTGGGTGTTCGTGCATTTGGGATTTTCCGTGCCGTATTCCGATATATCGAACGTTTGGCCGGACATGATGCTGTACTGCGTGTACTCTCGGATCAGCGGGTGAAGCTGTATCGTATTTTGGAGCCGCAGGCGCTGTTTCTGCGTTCCCGCATGCAGACCGGGGACGTACTTGGTGCTCTTGCAGAGGACGTTGAACGACTGCAGGATATTTACCTGCGCACGGTATTTCCAGCGGTTACGGCACTCGTGATGTATGGTGGAGCTGTTGTGGCTTTTGGCAGCGTTGATCTGGGGTTTGCACTGTGGATGGGGTTGTATATGCTGTTTCTGGTTGCCGTGCTGCCTGTCACCTCCCTCCGCATGACATGGAAATTGCGGGTCAGACTGAAACGGGAAAATGCCAAGTTATACACTCGTCTGACAGATGGTGTACTTGGCCTCGGGGACTGGATAGCGAGTGGACGAGCCGAAGAATTTGTCCGGCACCAGGAAGAGAAAGAAGGACAGGCGGATCGTATTCGACTCCGCTTGCGGCAATGGACGCGCTGGCGTGATCTGGTTGCGCAGTGTGTGATTGGGCTGATGGTGGTATCTATGACTTTATGGGCGGGAAATGCGGCTTCTGCCGGGCAGCTGCCTGCGGTCATGATTGCTGCATTTGTGCTGGTGTTGTTTCCACTCACGGAAACACTGCTGCCCGTAGGAGACGCGGTGGAGCATATCCCGCAGTATCGTGAATCGCTGGAGCGATTGCAGCGCTTGGAAGGTGAAGGGCATAAACTAGAAGCGTCTGGAACCGAAGAAGTTAAAGCAGTAGCGGGGGCTAAAGAGGACATAACCTCAGGTATATCAGGCAGCAATCCAGCAGTTGGACCGCATGAACACCAGCTGGGTCCCCTGGAGCGTACGGAAAGTGTTTCGGATCGACGTATTCGCCTGCGCATTCCGCCCAGACTGCGAGCAGATATTCAGATCAAACAGGTGAGTTATCGGTATGTGGCAGATACCCCGTGTGCGGTGCAGGAGGTATCCCTTCACCTGCCCCAGGGTAAACGACTGGCGATTCTCGGACGCAGTGGCGGTGGAAAGTCAACTCTTTTGAAGCTGATTCAAGGTGCGTTGCTTCCATCCGCCGGGAACGTATTCATCAATGATCTTCCGGTACAGACGCTGGGCGAAGATATAACGGATGTTATTGCGGTGCTCAATCAAAGTCCGCATCTATTTGATACAACGGTAGCTAACAATCTGCGAATCGGCCGTCCACAGGCAACAGATGAGGAAATTCAGCGCGTGGCTGCGCAAGTAGGTCTATCCGACCTTATTGAATCTTTGCCGCAGGGTTATCATACTCCGATGCTGGAGACAGGGCTTCGTTTCTCCGGTGGAGAAAGACAGCGGATTGCGCTGGCCCGAGTGCTGCTTCGCGAAACGCCTGTCGTCATTTTCGATGAACCGATGGTCGGGCTTGATCCGGTGACGGAGCGAGCGCTTATGCGAACCATTTTGGACAGCATGCAGGGCAAAACGATGATCTGGGTCACCCATCACCTGATGGGAGCAGAACGGATGGACGAACTTATTTTCATGGAAAATGGACAGATCACCATGCAGGGTTCTCACGAACAATTGCTGGCCCGGGAAGAGCGTTATCGCCGCCTCGTTGAGCTTGATCGACCGGGTTGGGTAGAGGGGCAGCCACCTGCGGTTCCGCTGCCACCTGCAGCTTCCAGATAA